The proteins below come from a single Pseudomonas chlororaphis genomic window:
- a CDS encoding enoyl-CoA hydratase, translating into MNLHFEELTGITGARIGVATLDAEKTLNALSLPMINALRDRLDAWAREPQIVCVLLRGNGAKAFCAGGEVRSLVEACRASPGEVPPLAAQFFAAEYRLDFNLHTYPKPLLCWGHGYVLGGGMGLLQGASTRIVTPSSRLAMPEISIGLYPDVGASWFLSRLPGKLGLFLGLTGAHMNARDALDLGLADRFLLDEQQDDLIEGLLQLNWQEQTQMQLNSLFKALQQEAVAQLPEAQWLPRRQKIDEWLDVSDVRCAWKALSLLVDHQDPLIARAARTMTEGSPLTAHLVWEQILRARHLSLAGVFRMEYTLSLNCCRHPEFSEGVRARLIDKDHKPHWHWPDINHIPEAVVQAHFHKAWEGRHPLADLSNE; encoded by the coding sequence ATGAATCTGCACTTCGAAGAACTGACGGGTATCACAGGAGCGCGCATCGGCGTCGCCACCCTGGATGCCGAAAAAACCCTGAACGCCCTGTCCCTGCCGATGATCAACGCCCTGCGTGACCGTCTCGATGCCTGGGCCAGAGAACCGCAAATCGTCTGCGTGCTGCTGCGTGGCAACGGCGCCAAGGCCTTCTGCGCCGGCGGTGAAGTCCGCAGCCTGGTGGAGGCCTGCCGGGCCAGTCCCGGTGAAGTGCCGCCCCTGGCCGCGCAATTCTTCGCGGCGGAATACCGGCTGGACTTCAACCTGCACACCTACCCCAAACCTCTGCTGTGCTGGGGACATGGCTACGTATTGGGCGGCGGCATGGGCCTGCTGCAAGGCGCCAGCACGCGCATCGTCACGCCCAGCAGTCGCTTGGCGATGCCCGAGATCAGCATCGGCTTGTACCCGGACGTCGGCGCCAGTTGGTTCCTGTCGCGCCTGCCGGGCAAGCTCGGCTTGTTCCTCGGCCTGACCGGCGCCCACATGAACGCTCGGGATGCCCTCGACCTGGGCCTGGCCGACCGTTTCCTGTTGGACGAACAACAGGACGACCTGATCGAAGGCTTGTTGCAGCTCAACTGGCAGGAACAGACCCAGATGCAGCTCAACAGCCTGTTCAAGGCCTTGCAGCAGGAAGCCGTCGCGCAACTGCCCGAAGCCCAATGGCTGCCGCGCCGGCAAAAAATCGATGAGTGGCTGGACGTCAGCGATGTGCGCTGCGCCTGGAAAGCACTGAGCCTGCTGGTGGACCACCAGGACCCGCTGATCGCTCGGGCAGCCCGGACAATGACTGAAGGTTCGCCCCTGACCGCGCACCTGGTCTGGGAGCAGATCCTCCGCGCCCGACACCTGTCATTGGCCGGTGTGTTCCGAATGGAATACACCTTGAGCCTCAACTGCTGCCGCCATCCGGAATTCAGCGAAGGCGTACGGGCACGGCTGATCGACAAGGATCACAAGCCCCATTGGCACTGGCCGGACATCAACCATATTCCGGAAGCCGTGGTGCAAGCGCATTTCCACAAGGCTTGGGAAGGTCGGCACCCGTTGGCGGACTTGTCCAACGAATAG
- a CDS encoding uracil-DNA glycosylase codes for MTADDRIKLEPSWKQALRAEFDQPYMAELREFLRREYAAGKEIYPPASLIFNALNSTPLDKVKVVILGQDPYHGPGQAHGLCFSVQPGVPTPPSLVNIYKELKRDLNIDIPNHGYLQSWADQGVLLLNTTMTVERANANAHAGKGWQHFTDRVIEVVSEHQPHLVFLLWGAHAQSKQKLIDATKHLVLTSVHPSPLSAYRGFLGCGHFSRTNKFLEQHGEAPIDWRLPPV; via the coding sequence ATGACTGCTGATGACCGTATCAAACTCGAACCGAGCTGGAAGCAGGCACTGCGTGCCGAGTTCGACCAGCCCTACATGGCAGAGTTGCGCGAATTCCTGCGTCGGGAGTACGCCGCGGGCAAGGAGATCTACCCACCGGCATCGCTGATCTTCAACGCCCTCAACTCCACGCCGCTGGACAAGGTCAAGGTGGTCATCCTCGGCCAGGATCCGTACCACGGCCCGGGCCAGGCCCACGGCTTGTGCTTCTCGGTGCAGCCGGGCGTGCCGACGCCGCCGTCGCTGGTGAACATCTATAAGGAATTGAAGCGCGACCTGAACATCGACATTCCCAACCACGGCTACCTGCAAAGCTGGGCCGACCAAGGGGTGCTGCTGCTTAACACCACCATGACCGTGGAGCGCGCCAATGCCAACGCCCACGCGGGCAAGGGTTGGCAGCATTTTACCGACCGGGTCATCGAAGTGGTCAGCGAGCACCAGCCGCACCTGGTGTTCCTGCTGTGGGGTGCCCATGCGCAAAGCAAGCAGAAACTGATCGACGCGACCAAGCACCTGGTGCTGACCTCGGTGCACCCGTCGCCGTTATCGGCGTACCGGGGGTTCCTGGGGTGCGGACATTTCAGCCGCACCAACAAGTTCCTCGAACAGCACGGCGAGGCGCCGATCGACTGGCGATTGCCGCCGGTCTGA